A DNA window from Vigna unguiculata cultivar IT97K-499-35 chromosome 10, ASM411807v1, whole genome shotgun sequence contains the following coding sequences:
- the LOC114166412 gene encoding probable LRR receptor-like serine/threonine-protein kinase At3g47570, protein MFWFIYVPLLFHFTCNSKHTVFASESEIDHTALIKFKESISSDPNGILVSWNTSTHFCNWYGITCHPTLGRVTELNLQGHRLKGYISPHIGNLSYMTTFKLGNNSLYGNIPLEVGRLSQLQIFRVENNTLAGEIPLNLTHCTQLKSLYLYGNNLKGKIPTEIGLLQNIQVLNFGRNQLTGQIPSSIVNLSSIRRVFLPDNNLEGEIPQEICHLKSLTTVALGGNKLSGSFPSCLYNISSLTVISIGGNQFSNSLPPNMFHTLQNLRVLLLYNNQFYGPIPPSIANASTLSLLDLSKNHFWGRIPSLGKLQDLYLLNLGENSLGYNSTNDLEFLKSLVNCTKLKYLCLSINSFGGHLPNSLGNLSTQLSELYLGYNEIYGEIPESIGNLVGLTVLSIGNTHIDGSIPTTFGKFTKLGVLVLYRNKLSGKIQPFIGNFSQLFYLDLRANRFEGSIPPSIGNCQMLQHLDLSQNNLTGTIPLELFNLTSLFEKLDLSHNSLSGSIPDEVGNIHDINILDMSNNHISGHIPLGVGKCVMLEYLFLQGNSLQGIIPSSLASLKSIVLLDLSQNHLSGSIPNFLQNLSFLQHLNVSFNMLDGEVPTEGVFGNVSALVVTGNSKLCGGISKLHLPPCPVKSKKHAKNHRFRLIVVILGVAVFLIVLSSTLAIYWSRKKGKKPSLNSSTIDQLAKVSYQSLYNGTDGFSTTNLIGCGNFSSVYKGTLELEDRVVAIKVLNLQRKGAHKSFVAECNALKNIKHRNLVQILTCCSSTDYKGQEFKALIFEYMRNGSLEQWLHPTTTSVEQPRTLSLKQRLSIMIDVASALQYLHHECEQPIIHCDLKPGNVLLDDDMIAHVSDFGIARLLSTTKGITSKQSSSTLAIKGTVGYAPPEYGVGAEVSTSGDMYSFGILMLEMLTGRRPTDEIFEDGQNICNFVAM, encoded by the exons atgttttgGTTTATATATGTTCCCCTGCTTTTCCACTTTACATGCAACTCCAAACACACTGTTTTTGCTTCTGAAAGTGAGATCGATCATACGGCACTCATCAAATTCAAAGAATCAATATCGAGTGACCCAAATGGAATCTTGGTTTCTTGGAACACTTCAACTCACTTCTGCAATTGGTATGGAATCACATGCCATCCCACACTTGGAAGGGTTACTGAGCTGAACTTGCAAGGACACAGGTTGAAAGGGTACATATCTCCTCACATAGGTAACCTCTCTTACATGACAACATTTAAACTTGGAAACAACAGTTTGTATGGCAATATCCCACTAGAAGTGGGAAGATTGTCCCAATTGCAGATATTCAGAGTTGAAAATAACACATTGGCAGGAGAAATTCCTTTGAATTTGACACATTGTACTCAGCTCAAAAGTTTATATTTGTATGGAAACAATCTGAAGGGAAAAATACCTACTGAAATCGGATTGCTCCAGAACATTCAGGTTTTGAACTTTGGTCGAAACCAGTTAACAGGACAAATTCCATCTTCGATTGTGAATCTTTCTTCAATAAGACGTGTCTTTCTTCCTGATAACAACTTAGAAGGAGAAATTCCACAAGAAATATGTCATCTCAAAAGCTTGACGACCGTAGCTTTAGGTGGAAACAAACTGAGTGGATCATTTCCCTCCTGTCTTTATAATATATCATCTCTGACTGTAATCTCAATTGGAGGAAATCAATTTAGTAACTCTCTTCCACCCAACATGTTTCACACCCTCCAGAATCTCCGAGTACTTTTACTCTATAACAACCAATTCTATGGTCCAATCCCACCTTCCATTGCAAATGCATCCACCCTTTCACTCCTTGATCTCTCTAAAAACCATTTTTGGGGAAGAATTCCAAGTCTTGGAAAACTACAAGATCTTTATCTCCTAAATTTGGGTGAAAACAGTTTAGGTTACAACTCAACTAATGATTTGGAGTTTTTAAAATCATTGGTTAATTGTACTAAGTTGAAATATTTATGTCTATCTATTAATAGTTTTGGAGGTCATTTGCCAAATTCTTTGGGAAATTTGTCCACTCAACTAAGTGAACTATATCTCGGATACAATGAGATATATGGAGAAATCCCTGAGTCAATAGGAAATTTAGTTGGCTTAACTGTCTTATCAATAGGCAATACCCACATTGATGGGAGTATCCCAACAACTTTTGGAAAGTTTACAAAGCTTGGAGTGTTAGTCTTATATAGAAACAAGTTGTCAGGAAAGATACAACCCTTCATTGGAAACTTTAGTCAATTGTTTTATTTGGACCTCCGAGCAAATCGGTTTGAAGGGAGTATTCCTCCAAGTATAGGAAATTGTCAAATGCTCCAACATTTAGATCTTTCACAGAACAATCTCACAGGAACCATACCACTAGAGCTTTTTAATCTTACCTCTCTATTTGAAAAGTTGGATTTGTCACATAACTCATTGAGTGGTAGTATACCAGATGAAGTGGGAAATATACACGATATTAACATTCTAGATATGTCAAACAATCATATATCTGGTCACATTCCTCTTGGTGTTGGAAAATGCGTAATGTTAGAGTACCTCTTTTTGCAAGGAAATTCTTTACAAGGAATCATACCATCTTCTTTGGCATCACTTAAAAGCATTGTACTTTTGGATCTGTCACAAAACCATTTGTCAGGATCAATTCCAAATTTCCTGCAAAACCTTTCTTTCTTACAACATTTGAATGTATCTTTTAACATGTTGGATGGTGAGGTACCCACTGAAGGTGTCTTTGGAAATGTAAGTGCATTGGTGGTGACTGGAAACAGTAAGCTTTGTGGAGGTATTTCTAAATTGCATCTACCACCATGCCCTGTTAAAAGTAAGAAACATGCAAAGAACCACAGGTTCAGATTGATCGTGGTGATATTAGGTGTAGCTGTTTTTCTCATTGTACTATCATCTACCTTAGCCATCTATTGGTCGAGGAAAAAGGGGAAGAAACCTTCCCTTAATTCATCAACAATTGACCAACTGGCTAAAGTTTCCTACCAAAGCTTGTACAATGGAACTGATGGTTTCTCAACTACAAACTTGATAGGGTGTGGGAATTTCAGTTCTGTCTACAAAGGAACTCTTGAGCTCGAAGACAGAGTTGTTGCCATAAAGGTTCTAAACCTGCAAAGAAAAGGAGCTCACAAGAGCTTCGTGGCCGAATGTAATGCactcaaaaatattaaacatcGAAATCTTGTTCAGATTTTGACATGTTGTTCCAGCACAGATTATAAAGGTCAGGAATTCAAAGCTTTGATCTTTGAGTACATGAGAAATGGAAGCTTAGAGCAATGGTTGCATCCTACCACAACAAGTGTTGAGCAGCCAAGAACATTGAGCCTTAAGCAAAGATTAAGTATCATGATTGACGTAGCTTCTGCATTACAATATCTTCATCATGAATGTGAGCAACCGATCATTCATTGTGATTTGAAGCCAGGCAATGTCCTTCTTGATGATGACATGATTGCTCATGTAAGTGATTTTGGCATAGCAAGACTTCTCTCAACAACCAAAGGTATCACCTCCAAACAATCATCAAGTACACTTGCAATAAAGGGTACTGTTGGTTATGCTCCCCCAG AGTATGGAGTGGGTGCTGAAGTGTCAACTTCTGGCGACATGTATAGCTTTGGAATTCTGATGTTGGAAATGCTTACTGGGAGAAGACCAACAGATGAAATATTTGAAGATGGTCAAAATATTTGTAACTTCGTTGCAATGTGA